Proteins co-encoded in one Pelobates fuscus isolate aPelFus1 chromosome 5, aPelFus1.pri, whole genome shotgun sequence genomic window:
- the LOC134610451 gene encoding uncharacterized protein LOC134610451 isoform X2: MKTSKKAEIDAKIKENLVTSGTIFIDKFADILKANNGSPEVNSHYMQRMSENKNFNGPNILMQELWEINKSLWKTDTNIGYQPVANDFTATVIAYSCYSDIKDNNNVKSAYGSSISCRGKVPRMIMIHISVLQVWDLAISYAVCQEGNSPALVFPNKVCCHAFSFNCNRNCFLEVPPCAKCNKSFRDVKFNPSCENPDDDPTWPYGNCAENESLNKLLKGCQDLRSRILTEKNTEGNQMDITEIETMFKKEKEEKLKKTLKNLLGSQNIPLRETNGKLQSFQPM; the protein is encoded by the exons TAAAAAGGCAGAGATTGATGCGAAGATAAAAGAAAATTTAGTGACTAGTGGAACAATTTTCATCGACAAATTTGCAGACATACTTAAGGCAAATAACGGTTCTCCAGAGGTTAATTCACATTACATGCAAAGA atgTCAGAGAATAAAAACTTTAACGGGCCAAATATCCTTATGCAAGAACTATGGGAAATAAACAAGTCACTGTGGAAGACAGATACAAATATTGGCTATCAGCCAGTGGCAAACGACTTCACGGCCACAGTTATCGCGTACAGCTGTTATAGCGATATCAAAGACAACAATAATGTGAAATCTGCGTATGGATCGTCCATATCTTGCAGGGGCAAAGTTCCGCGTATGATCATGATACATATATCTGTCTTACAGGTGTGGGACCTGGCTATTTCATATGCTGTGTGCCAAGAGGGGAACAGCCCTGCTCTCGTCTTTCCAAATAAGGTGTGCTGTCACGCTTTCAGCTTTAATTGTAACAGAAACTGTTTTCTGGAAGTCCCACCCTGCGCCAAATGTAACAAAAGTTTTCGGGATGTGAAATTTAACCCTTCATGTGAAAATCCGGATGATGATCCAACATGGCCTTATGGGAACTGTGCGGAAAATGAATCCTTAAACAAGCTCTTAAAGGGATGCCAGGATTTAAGATCGAGAATTCTTACTGAGAAAAACACAGAGGGAAATCAAATGGATATTACTGAGATAGAGACTATGTTCAAAAAGGAAAAGGAGGAGAAATTGAAAAAAACCCTCAAAAATCTCCTGGGTTCTCAAAATATCCCACTACGTGAAACAAACGGAAAATTGCAGTCCTTTCAGCCAATGTGA
- the LOC134610451 gene encoding uncharacterized protein LOC134610451 isoform X1 codes for MKTSKKAEIDAKIKENLVTSGTIFIDKFADILKANNGSPEVNSHYMQRVLHSIFFIGYVSKPRVYPEDFIPESVRESFKKKFPGPFRDYKSHVPHQTPYSILLEFMSENKNFNGPNILMQELWEINKSLWKTDTNIGYQPVANDFTATVIAYSCYSDIKDNNNVKSAYGSSISCRGKVPRMIMIHISVLQVWDLAISYAVCQEGNSPALVFPNKVCCHAFSFNCNRNCFLEVPPCAKCNKSFRDVKFNPSCENPDDDPTWPYGNCAENESLNKLLKGCQDLRSRILTEKNTEGNQMDITEIETMFKKEKEEKLKKTLKNLLGSQNIPLRETNGKLQSFQPM; via the exons TAAAAAGGCAGAGATTGATGCGAAGATAAAAGAAAATTTAGTGACTAGTGGAACAATTTTCATCGACAAATTTGCAGACATACTTAAGGCAAATAACGGTTCTCCAGAGGTTAATTCACATTACATGCAAAGA GTTCTCCATTCCATCTTCTTTATTGGATATGTTAGCAAACCAAGAGTATATCCCGAGGATTTTATTCCTGAATCAGTACgggaatcttttaaaaaaaagtttcctgGGCCCTTTAGGGATTACAAAAGCCATGTTCCCCACCAGACTCCTTACTCCATCCTGCTGGAGTTT atgTCAGAGAATAAAAACTTTAACGGGCCAAATATCCTTATGCAAGAACTATGGGAAATAAACAAGTCACTGTGGAAGACAGATACAAATATTGGCTATCAGCCAGTGGCAAACGACTTCACGGCCACAGTTATCGCGTACAGCTGTTATAGCGATATCAAAGACAACAATAATGTGAAATCTGCGTATGGATCGTCCATATCTTGCAGGGGCAAAGTTCCGCGTATGATCATGATACATATATCTGTCTTACAGGTGTGGGACCTGGCTATTTCATATGCTGTGTGCCAAGAGGGGAACAGCCCTGCTCTCGTCTTTCCAAATAAGGTGTGCTGTCACGCTTTCAGCTTTAATTGTAACAGAAACTGTTTTCTGGAAGTCCCACCCTGCGCCAAATGTAACAAAAGTTTTCGGGATGTGAAATTTAACCCTTCATGTGAAAATCCGGATGATGATCCAACATGGCCTTATGGGAACTGTGCGGAAAATGAATCCTTAAACAAGCTCTTAAAGGGATGCCAGGATTTAAGATCGAGAATTCTTACTGAGAAAAACACAGAGGGAAATCAAATGGATATTACTGAGATAGAGACTATGTTCAAAAAGGAAAAGGAGGAGAAATTGAAAAAAACCCTCAAAAATCTCCTGGGTTCTCAAAATATCCCACTACGTGAAACAAACGGAAAATTGCAGTCCTTTCAGCCAATGTGA